From the Oleiphilus messinensis genome, one window contains:
- a CDS encoding NAD-dependent epimerase/dehydratase family protein, with product MLVLVTGANGHIGANVVRALLVKGHKVRAFTRKGADLRGLEGLQIEHVNGDVMDLASLQSAAQGCDAIIHLAAVYKTIAKTAEEIVEPAIKGAECVFQAAHDAGIKRIVYTSSVASVGFSYNPNVLRTGDDWNDDAHNPYYVAKTQSEKKAQELARKFDIHTIVICPAIVLGAFDYRITPSNQLVMDLINGTGQTYKGGLNLVDVRDVAAAHVAALDKGENCRRYIIGGENMEVKQFGQLIRKMTGIKPIHLPFGRKATLMTATIVERLCKLVGVTPPFTYDLVYEVAERFAYYNFLNTLEDLEITSRNGEEALASAVEWLLKTNKIKHSRHNKVQAAFEHYQQTR from the coding sequence ATGCTGGTATTAGTTACAGGCGCAAACGGACACATCGGAGCAAACGTTGTAAGGGCTCTATTGGTGAAAGGGCACAAGGTTAGAGCTTTCACCCGAAAGGGAGCAGACTTGCGTGGCCTGGAGGGCTTACAAATTGAGCATGTTAATGGCGATGTTATGGATCTGGCCAGCCTCCAGAGCGCTGCGCAGGGATGTGATGCAATCATCCACCTGGCAGCGGTCTATAAAACCATTGCCAAAACTGCCGAAGAAATTGTGGAACCTGCAATCAAGGGGGCGGAGTGCGTTTTTCAGGCGGCCCACGACGCTGGCATCAAGCGAATCGTCTATACCAGCTCAGTGGCCTCAGTCGGGTTTTCCTATAACCCCAATGTGCTCCGAACCGGTGACGACTGGAATGACGATGCACACAACCCTTACTATGTGGCGAAAACCCAAAGCGAGAAAAAGGCACAGGAGTTAGCCCGAAAATTCGATATCCACACCATTGTGATCTGTCCGGCTATCGTACTCGGTGCCTTTGATTATCGCATCACGCCATCAAATCAGCTGGTTATGGACTTGATCAACGGTACGGGCCAAACCTACAAAGGCGGACTCAACCTCGTTGATGTAAGAGATGTCGCCGCCGCTCACGTTGCAGCACTGGATAAAGGTGAAAACTGCCGAAGATATATCATCGGTGGTGAAAATATGGAAGTGAAACAGTTCGGACAGCTGATCCGGAAGATGACGGGTATCAAACCTATTCACCTCCCCTTTGGCAGAAAGGCAACCTTGATGACGGCGACTATAGTCGAGCGTCTCTGCAAGCTCGTTGGCGTAACGCCTCCGTTCACTTACGATCTAGTCTACGAAGTTGCTGAACGTTTTGCCTACTATAACTTCCTGAACACCTTGGAAGATCTGGAAATAACGAGCCGGAACGGCGAAGAAGCCCTCGCCAGCGCAGTGGAATGGCTGCTTAAAACCAATAAAATAAAGCACAGTAGACACAACAAAGTTCAAGCTGCATTCGAACACTATCAACAAACGCGATAA
- a CDS encoding adenosylcobalamin-dependent ribonucleoside-diphosphate reductase, with amino-acid sequence MNAKVKPITSSIPMQAASIDIWGTKYQLKTKNGDPVDGSIRDTYTRVAKALAEVENEKIRSKVFQDFTWALENGAIPAGRITSNAGAGDHKPATSTINCTVSGTVFDSMDDILLKNHEAGLTLKAGCGIGYEFSTLRPKGAYVAGAGATTSGPLSFMDIFDKMCFTVSSAGGRRGAQMATFDVHHPDVLDFIRAKREDGRLRQFNLSLLITEDFIAAVKADGDWKLSFPVSIKEAESEALELSDETKFVYRSFPVQDGYVTDAQGNVACRVYNVVKARFIWDAIMTSTYDFAEPGFILIDKVNEMNNNWFCENIRATNPCGEQPLPPYGSCLLGSVNLTKFVENPFTDKAAFNWEKYRRVVGIFTRMLDNVVEINGLPLPQQRHEIETKRRHGMGILGLGSALTMLKMPYGSEASVEFTEKVNQEMALEGWRQALALSEEKGCAPIMEEEFTVTGEMLAKRPEMGKDGIKVGDKVKGKLLHGKYSRYMQRIAEIDADLVKALVEKGARFTHHTSIAPTGTISLSLANNVSNGIEPSFAHHYSRNIIREGKKTKEKVDVFSYELLAYRHLVNPVAMPFSENQDEKLPEYFISADEVTPKQHVDIQAAAQKWVDSSISKTANVPTDFPYQDFKNIYLYAYEQGLKGCTTFRFNPEAFQGVLVKEKDLENTIYEFTLDDGSKVSLKGNEEVEYDGEMHSAANLFDALKEGTYGKY; translated from the coding sequence ATGAACGCTAAAGTAAAACCGATCACGTCTTCTATCCCAATGCAAGCTGCATCAATTGATATTTGGGGCACAAAATATCAACTCAAAACCAAAAACGGTGACCCCGTAGACGGATCAATTCGCGATACCTATACCCGCGTTGCAAAGGCGCTGGCAGAGGTAGAAAACGAGAAAATTCGTAGCAAAGTCTTTCAGGATTTCACCTGGGCATTGGAAAACGGTGCCATTCCAGCCGGTCGTATTACTTCTAATGCAGGCGCAGGAGACCACAAACCTGCCACATCCACCATCAACTGCACCGTATCCGGCACAGTATTTGACTCAATGGACGATATTCTGCTGAAAAACCACGAAGCAGGCCTTACTCTGAAAGCGGGCTGCGGCATCGGTTATGAATTCTCCACGCTTCGCCCCAAAGGCGCTTATGTAGCCGGTGCAGGGGCAACGACATCGGGCCCCTTGTCGTTTATGGATATCTTCGACAAAATGTGTTTCACGGTTAGCTCGGCAGGCGGTCGTCGTGGTGCCCAAATGGCGACCTTCGATGTCCACCACCCTGACGTATTGGACTTCATCCGCGCCAAGCGGGAAGACGGTCGATTACGTCAATTCAACCTTTCGCTGCTGATCACGGAAGATTTCATTGCTGCCGTGAAAGCAGATGGCGACTGGAAACTTTCCTTCCCGGTCTCAATTAAAGAAGCTGAATCAGAAGCGCTGGAGTTGTCTGACGAAACCAAGTTTGTTTACCGCTCCTTCCCCGTTCAGGACGGTTACGTAACCGACGCCCAAGGAAATGTCGCATGTCGCGTTTACAACGTCGTTAAAGCGCGCTTCATTTGGGATGCCATCATGACATCCACTTATGACTTTGCCGAGCCTGGATTCATTCTGATCGACAAAGTGAATGAAATGAACAACAACTGGTTCTGCGAAAATATTCGCGCAACCAACCCTTGTGGCGAACAGCCCCTGCCCCCTTATGGAAGCTGCCTGCTGGGCTCGGTCAATCTGACTAAATTTGTCGAAAATCCGTTCACAGATAAAGCCGCTTTCAACTGGGAAAAATACCGTCGCGTCGTGGGTATATTTACACGCATGCTAGACAATGTCGTGGAAATCAACGGGCTACCACTACCGCAGCAACGCCACGAAATTGAAACCAAACGTCGGCATGGTATGGGTATTCTTGGCCTGGGCTCCGCATTAACGATGTTGAAAATGCCATACGGGTCCGAAGCTTCTGTTGAATTTACTGAAAAAGTCAATCAGGAAATGGCACTCGAAGGCTGGCGCCAAGCCCTCGCTCTGAGCGAAGAGAAAGGCTGCGCCCCCATCATGGAAGAAGAATTCACTGTCACAGGTGAAATGCTGGCCAAACGACCTGAAATGGGCAAAGACGGTATCAAAGTCGGCGACAAAGTAAAAGGCAAGCTATTACACGGGAAATACAGCCGCTATATGCAGCGTATTGCAGAGATCGATGCTGACCTGGTCAAGGCGCTTGTGGAGAAAGGCGCACGATTCACCCATCATACGTCGATCGCGCCAACGGGCACCATCTCCCTGTCACTGGCCAACAACGTCAGTAATGGTATCGAACCAAGCTTCGCGCACCACTATTCACGGAACATTATCCGTGAAGGTAAAAAAACTAAAGAGAAAGTTGATGTTTTCTCTTATGAACTCCTGGCGTATCGTCACCTTGTTAATCCTGTCGCGATGCCTTTTTCAGAGAACCAGGATGAAAAGCTCCCTGAGTATTTCATTTCTGCAGATGAAGTTACACCGAAGCAGCACGTCGACATTCAGGCGGCGGCACAAAAATGGGTTGATTCTTCAATCTCTAAAACAGCAAATGTTCCAACCGACTTCCCGTATCAAGACTTCAAGAACATTTACCTGTATGCTTACGAACAAGGCTTGAAGGGCTGCACAACCTTCCGCTTCAACCCGGAAGCGTTCCAGGGTGTTCTGGTTAAAGAAAAAGACCTGGAGAACACCATCTACGAGTTTACGCTGGATGATGGCAGCAAAGTAAGTCTTAAAGGGAATGAAGAAGTCGAGTATGATGGCGAAATGCATTCTGCAGCCAATCTGTTTGATGCCCTGAAAGAAGGCACTTATGGCAAATACTGA
- a CDS encoding TSCPD domain-containing protein, with amino-acid sequence MAVKIDRKIVGYAVKKAETEVVETPVNAPVEMNETIERPDFLLGTTYKIKPPVSEHAMYITINDIVLNEDTDHETRRPYEVFINSKSMEHFQWVIALTRVVSAVFRKGGDVTFLVEELGSVYDPNGGYYKKGGVFMPSLVAEIGAVIEKHMKAIGLIETDEMSDLTKRILAEKRAAFESKQSSSSNDSDSSYPANATLCKKCSTKAVIVMDGCQTCLSCGDSKCG; translated from the coding sequence ATGGCAGTGAAAATAGATCGTAAAATCGTGGGCTACGCAGTAAAAAAGGCCGAAACTGAAGTCGTAGAAACACCGGTAAATGCGCCGGTTGAGATGAATGAGACCATCGAACGACCTGACTTTTTACTTGGCACCACTTATAAAATCAAACCACCAGTATCTGAGCATGCCATGTACATTACGATCAATGATATCGTATTGAATGAAGATACTGACCATGAAACTCGCCGCCCTTATGAAGTGTTCATCAACTCGAAGTCGATGGAGCATTTTCAATGGGTTATTGCCCTCACTCGAGTAGTATCGGCGGTATTCCGCAAAGGCGGTGATGTAACCTTTCTTGTAGAAGAGCTGGGCTCGGTTTATGACCCAAATGGTGGATACTACAAAAAGGGCGGTGTTTTCATGCCGTCGTTGGTTGCAGAAATTGGTGCCGTCATTGAAAAGCACATGAAGGCAATCGGTTTGATCGAAACGGATGAAATGAGCGACCTTACCAAACGCATCCTCGCGGAAAAACGAGCGGCATTCGAGTCCAAGCAATCCAGCTCAAGCAACGATTCCGACAGTAGCTACCCAGCCAACGCCACACTGTGCAAAAAGTGTTCTACCAAAGCAGTGATTGTAATGGACGGTTGCCAAACCTGCCTAAGCTGCGGCGACAGTAAGTGCGGCTAG
- a CDS encoding SDR family NAD(P)-dependent oxidoreductase codes for MAVQHSISLQKLFKLTPSSNVRGQTVVITGSSSGIGEVAAIQLADKGAKVCLVARREDELLRVRNSIEKRGGSAFHYPADLTQPDSLNDVVDQILNDHERVDVLVNNAARSIRRPILEALNRLHDYERTMQINYIAAVNLTLRLLPHFLENGSGQVVNISTLSTQVPIPLFSAYLASKSALESFTRSLVAELGDRGIVGTVVYFPMVRTPMSSKTAIYKHMRMMGPEKAAGWIVKAIEEQPSRVSSPVGVFGSLLLSAAPGAAIEFTRPLFKRMDKKLADKLGGERR; via the coding sequence ATGGCAGTACAGCATTCAATATCATTACAAAAACTATTTAAGTTGACACCAAGTTCAAATGTGAGGGGGCAAACAGTCGTCATAACCGGGTCATCTTCGGGTATCGGCGAGGTTGCAGCGATCCAGCTGGCCGACAAAGGGGCTAAGGTCTGTCTTGTGGCCCGTAGAGAGGATGAGCTGCTGCGAGTAAGGAATAGTATAGAAAAGCGCGGAGGTTCTGCATTTCATTACCCTGCAGACTTAACCCAGCCAGACTCACTTAATGATGTTGTTGATCAAATTCTAAATGATCACGAACGTGTAGATGTACTGGTGAATAATGCAGCCAGATCGATTCGCAGGCCAATTCTTGAAGCTCTGAATAGATTGCATGACTATGAACGCACTATGCAGATCAACTACATCGCTGCAGTAAACTTAACATTGCGTTTATTACCCCATTTTCTTGAAAACGGGAGCGGTCAGGTTGTAAATATTTCGACGCTTTCAACTCAGGTTCCTATCCCTTTGTTTTCCGCTTACCTTGCGAGTAAATCTGCGCTTGAGTCCTTTACCCGGTCTCTGGTTGCGGAGTTGGGGGATCGCGGCATTGTGGGTACTGTTGTGTATTTTCCGATGGTTCGTACCCCGATGTCATCTAAAACAGCAATTTATAAACACATGCGTATGATGGGGCCGGAGAAAGCAGCCGGGTGGATCGTAAAGGCAATTGAAGAACAGCCTTCCCGCGTTTCCAGTCCGGTGGGTGTGTTTGGCAGCTTGCTTTTGAGTGCTGCACCAGGGGCGGCAATCGAGTTTACGCGACCACTGTTTAAGAGAATGGATAAAAAACTGGCGGATAAGCTTGGCGGGGAGCGCCGCTAG
- a CDS encoding AraC family transcriptional regulator, translated as MKKRLHIHRDHALFMGNFGIAQPHRHGALVLLIGLSGSIRVQLEGNELVCCRSALIDANVNHMVDCVDEHVAALYFEIDSLYGRQLRQTFLQKQHAVFDIIRTDSVHSGYTNRLITLDLETILKHPLTDPTDHFDLRIANCMQLLQQDYPRIYTQTDISNQLGLSNSRLNHLFKQQTGLDFRHFRLWSKLASFMRDIHNTKQITLSALNTGFSDSAHLSNAYRKMFGIKPSTILAKLDDFSVHE; from the coding sequence ATGAAAAAACGACTCCACATTCATCGAGATCATGCGCTGTTCATGGGCAATTTTGGTATCGCCCAACCTCACCGGCACGGTGCGCTTGTTTTGCTCATAGGCCTATCCGGATCAATCCGGGTTCAGCTGGAAGGTAACGAGTTGGTATGCTGCCGAAGCGCGCTTATCGATGCCAATGTAAACCACATGGTAGATTGTGTCGATGAACATGTTGCAGCCCTGTATTTTGAAATCGACAGTCTCTACGGGCGACAACTTAGACAGACATTTTTACAAAAACAGCACGCTGTATTCGATATTATCCGGACGGATTCTGTACACAGCGGGTACACAAACCGACTCATCACCCTTGACCTCGAAACCATCCTGAAACACCCTCTCACTGATCCAACAGATCATTTCGATTTACGAATCGCGAATTGTATGCAATTGCTCCAGCAGGATTATCCACGCATCTATACCCAAACAGATATCTCGAACCAGCTCGGCTTATCCAATTCAAGATTGAATCATTTGTTTAAACAACAAACTGGATTGGATTTTCGCCATTTCAGGCTTTGGTCGAAGCTCGCCAGTTTCATGCGGGATATTCACAACACAAAACAAATCACTCTCTCAGCCCTGAATACTGGGTTTAGCGACAGCGCCCATCTGAGCAACGCTTATCGCAAGATGTTTGGCATCAAGCCAAGTACTATACTGGCGAAGCTGGATGATTTTTCAGTGCATGAATGA
- a CDS encoding IS4 family transposase — MNQRKFTTFLEKLTHSLNPEKITEIAKQEDFCVRQRRITPFNLVTCLVAVMASSTIESVADIQRRYCEWSESNISYRAFHNQFSKPEFPEFMREVLSSLLTDWLQPSLAFPEGHSFHQFKQILIQDGSSFAVKDSLKKSFPGRFKTISPAAVELQVTMDLLADQPCSISLTPDTASERDYLPEPQTLSGCLLLLDRGYFDLEWFQNLQDTGGFYIARCKNNINPVVEAAYREDGKMLKHVKGKPLKTVQGKLFKRQRTELIVSWKKGKHTITARLVACWIKREKKFSWLITNLPQEQFSLDEVSEAYRLRWQIELLFKEWKSYANLRCFDTGKESIATGLIWAAITAALMKRFICHSAQRILGKVLSTRKAAMCCTVTFCDTMLGIMRVDRKATKLNARKLINFLGRYAGRAHPKRDCDSGKFSLGLQLC; from the coding sequence ATGAATCAGCGTAAATTTACCACATTTCTTGAAAAACTCACCCATTCCCTCAACCCAGAAAAAATTACTGAAATCGCTAAACAAGAAGATTTCTGTGTGCGGCAGAGACGAATTACGCCTTTTAATCTAGTCACATGCCTGGTTGCAGTGATGGCCTCGAGCACCATAGAAAGTGTGGCAGACATTCAGCGGCGGTACTGCGAGTGGTCGGAGAGCAATATCTCTTATCGGGCCTTTCACAATCAATTTTCGAAGCCCGAGTTTCCTGAGTTTATGCGCGAAGTACTGTCATCACTCCTCACAGATTGGTTGCAACCCTCTCTGGCTTTTCCAGAAGGCCACTCTTTTCATCAGTTCAAACAGATTCTGATTCAGGATGGCAGCTCGTTTGCTGTGAAGGACTCGTTGAAGAAATCGTTTCCTGGTCGTTTCAAAACCATCAGCCCTGCCGCTGTTGAACTTCAAGTGACCATGGATCTTCTAGCAGATCAGCCCTGTTCTATCTCGTTGACCCCCGATACCGCCAGCGAGCGGGACTACCTCCCTGAGCCCCAAACGCTATCCGGGTGTTTGTTGCTGCTTGACCGGGGGTACTTCGATCTGGAGTGGTTTCAGAACTTGCAGGATACTGGAGGGTTTTATATCGCGCGGTGTAAGAACAACATTAATCCAGTCGTCGAGGCTGCTTATCGAGAAGATGGAAAAATGCTGAAGCACGTGAAGGGAAAGCCGCTGAAAACAGTGCAAGGCAAGCTGTTCAAGCGACAACGTACGGAATTAATTGTTTCCTGGAAAAAAGGAAAGCACACAATCACCGCAAGATTGGTTGCTTGTTGGATCAAGCGGGAAAAGAAATTCTCCTGGCTGATAACCAACCTTCCTCAAGAGCAGTTTTCTCTGGACGAGGTGAGTGAGGCTTACCGGCTTCGCTGGCAAATCGAGTTGTTATTCAAAGAGTGGAAATCCTATGCCAATCTACGGTGCTTTGATACCGGCAAGGAATCAATAGCAACCGGGCTAATCTGGGCGGCGATTACGGCGGCACTCATGAAGCGTTTTATTTGCCACAGCGCACAACGCATACTCGGCAAAGTGCTATCCACTCGAAAAGCTGCGATGTGCTGCACAGTGACTTTTTGCGATACGATGCTCGGCATCATGCGCGTTGACCGAAAAGCAACTAAGCTCAATGCGCGCAAATTGATTAACTTTCTTGGGCGTTATGCTGGACGTGCTCACCCCAAAAGAGACTGTGATTCGGGTAAATTCAGTTTGGGTCTACAGCTCTGTTAG
- a CDS encoding MarR family winged helix-turn-helix transcriptional regulator, with protein MVFDYIERISNLLRAEERKAGAQHGLQTVQIEVLYYLFHCNRFSNTPAAVTEYMQLTKGTVSQTIRVIESKGLIEKQTDPLDKRVVHLLLTAEGKSVLASSMPPPVFKEALANLGDEIEPALQHLLLALQQATHSKGFGVCNSCKHCKPATGDTFFCGLTNEPLSIGDIELICREHSESS; from the coding sequence ATGGTTTTTGATTATATTGAGCGTATTTCTAACCTGTTGAGGGCCGAAGAGAGAAAAGCCGGAGCCCAACATGGGTTACAGACGGTGCAAATCGAGGTGCTTTATTATCTTTTTCACTGTAATCGTTTTAGTAATACACCTGCCGCAGTAACGGAATATATGCAGTTAACAAAAGGTACCGTGTCGCAAACGATTCGGGTTATTGAGTCTAAAGGGCTGATTGAAAAACAGACCGACCCTTTAGATAAGCGAGTTGTGCATTTGTTGCTGACAGCTGAAGGTAAAAGCGTGCTGGCGAGCAGTATGCCTCCACCCGTTTTTAAGGAGGCGTTAGCTAATTTAGGTGATGAAATAGAGCCTGCACTTCAGCATCTACTGCTGGCGCTGCAACAGGCTACTCATTCCAAGGGGTTTGGTGTATGCAATTCGTGTAAGCACTGTAAGCCCGCTACCGGCGATACCTTTTTTTGTGGCTTGACCAACGAGCCGCTGTCAATTGGTGATATTGAACTGATTTGCAGGGAGCATAGTGAATCTTCATAG
- a CDS encoding type II toxin-antitoxin system RelE/ParE family toxin, with amino-acid sequence MDLARIYWRGREEYTEEQAEKYYHAFFQRFEEIAEVPFKYQAVDHIKEGYRRSVCGDVEIMRVLGRQDAGERL; translated from the coding sequence ATGGACCTTGCAAGAATCTATTGGCGAGGGCGTGAAGAATACACAGAAGAACAGGCAGAGAAGTATTACCATGCCTTTTTCCAACGCTTTGAAGAAATAGCCGAAGTCCCTTTCAAGTATCAAGCTGTTGATCATATTAAAGAAGGGTATCGGCGTAGTGTTTGTGGCGATGTCGAAATAATGAGAGTCCTTGGCAGACAGGACGCAGGAGAGAGACTCTAG
- a CDS encoding type II toxin-antitoxin system ParD family antitoxin: MAMVKKSITVTDQQDSWIKSQIEIGHFGNESEVVRELIRERQIREQESESEIAAIRAKLIEAEQSGFTDQSPEDILKEIKNGLGRNGAIQAK; this comes from the coding sequence ATGGCAATGGTGAAAAAGAGTATTACAGTCACAGACCAGCAAGATAGCTGGATCAAGTCACAAATAGAAATCGGACATTTTGGTAACGAAAGTGAAGTGGTTCGAGAGCTTATCAGAGAACGGCAGATACGAGAACAAGAGTCTGAATCAGAAATAGCGGCGATTAGAGCCAAGCTGATAGAAGCCGAACAAAGTGGCTTTACGGATCAAAGCCCGGAAGACATATTGAAAGAAATCAAAAACGGACTGGGGCGTAATGGGGCAATACAGGCTAAGTAA
- a CDS encoding Bax inhibitor-1/YccA family protein, which yields MSDNRFTKSEMDALLKRQGPAEAAVFNTAAVASSEETSKVLKNTYMLLGMTIAFSALVAYMSMSMPRPGIIITLVGFYGLFFLTAKLRNSVWGIVSTFALTGFMGYTLGPIIGMFAGAGAMPIVANALGMTALVFFGLSAYALITRKDFSFLAGFLTAGFFVLIGAMIVSIFFNVPGLHLAISAAFCLFSSAAILYETSNIIHGGERNYVMATVGLYVSIYNLFVSLLSIFSAFSGDD from the coding sequence ATGAGTGACAATCGATTTACCAAGTCCGAGATGGACGCTTTGCTTAAACGCCAGGGTCCGGCAGAAGCAGCAGTGTTTAATACTGCCGCTGTCGCCAGCTCTGAAGAAACAAGCAAAGTACTGAAAAACACCTACATGCTGTTAGGCATGACCATTGCGTTCTCTGCTCTGGTTGCTTACATGTCCATGAGCATGCCACGACCAGGCATTATTATCACCTTGGTCGGCTTTTACGGCCTGTTCTTCCTGACCGCAAAACTGCGCAATAGCGTTTGGGGCATTGTATCCACCTTCGCTCTGACCGGTTTTATGGGTTACACACTGGGCCCGATTATTGGTATGTTTGCAGGTGCGGGCGCGATGCCAATCGTTGCCAATGCCTTGGGTATGACAGCATTGGTCTTTTTTGGCCTTTCTGCCTACGCACTGATCACGCGCAAAGACTTCAGCTTCCTTGCCGGTTTCCTGACTGCTGGTTTCTTCGTTCTGATTGGCGCGATGATCGTGAGCATCTTCTTTAACGTGCCGGGCCTTCATCTTGCGATTTCTGCAGCATTCTGCTTGTTCTCTTCAGCGGCGATCCTGTATGAAACCAGCAACATTATCCACGGCGGTGAACGTAACTATGTAATGGCAACGGTTGGCCTGTACGTTTCCATTTACAACCTGTTCGTGAGCCTGCTGAGCATCTTCAGCGCATTCTCCGGCGATGATTGA
- the tusD gene encoding sulfurtransferase complex subunit TusD, which produces MKFSILVTCPPQAQGAQSALKFAKASLNAGHELHRIFFYQDAVNLSSTLQIIPRDEHNLNDEWSAFIAEYKLDAVVCIAAAVRRGVLDENEAKRYNTQGYNLSPQFELSGLGQLVDAMIVSDRMITFK; this is translated from the coding sequence ATGAAATTTTCCATTCTTGTTACCTGCCCTCCCCAGGCACAAGGCGCACAAAGCGCATTAAAGTTTGCCAAGGCAAGCCTTAACGCCGGTCATGAGTTGCACCGCATATTTTTCTATCAGGATGCCGTAAATCTTTCCAGTACACTGCAAATCATCCCCAGAGATGAGCACAACCTGAATGACGAATGGTCAGCATTCATCGCCGAATACAAACTGGATGCCGTGGTGTGCATCGCGGCGGCAGTCAGACGCGGTGTTTTAGATGAAAATGAAGCAAAACGCTACAATACGCAGGGCTACAACCTGTCACCACAGTTTGAGCTTTCAGGCTTGGGACAACTCGTTGATGCAATGATTGTCTCTGATCGGATGATTACTTTTAAATAA
- a CDS encoding DsrE family protein gives MQSEPALIKKVLFIIRSGPFDGLKAREAIDAVLATAAFEQHVTVHFQDEGVRLLNRDMNPEALKSKNLGKMIKAFGMYGVSSISVSTGDCKRYNCSPENAVTTFTTLDQNGVRELIANQDVTLVF, from the coding sequence ATGCAAAGTGAGCCAGCCTTAATCAAGAAAGTACTGTTTATTATCCGTTCAGGCCCATTCGATGGTTTGAAAGCCCGGGAGGCCATTGACGCGGTGCTGGCTACAGCTGCATTCGAGCAACATGTAACTGTTCATTTTCAGGATGAGGGCGTCCGGCTTTTAAACAGGGACATGAATCCCGAGGCGCTAAAATCAAAAAACCTCGGCAAGATGATCAAAGCATTTGGCATGTATGGTGTCAGCTCAATATCAGTCAGTACTGGTGACTGTAAACGCTACAATTGCTCCCCGGAAAACGCAGTCACGACCTTTACAACTCTTGATCAGAATGGCGTCAGGGAGCTTATCGCAAACCAAGATGTTACACTTGTTTTTTAG
- the tusB gene encoding sulfurtransferase complex subunit TusB, with translation MSNLFLFNLSRNHNEDLKTCLELMNNSDSLLLLENGVFWTEKGAMTDDIHKQILHKNLTVFALDEDVQARGITPINAVSVNLIDYSGFVTVVEEHRQTITY, from the coding sequence ATGAGCAACCTTTTTCTTTTTAATCTTTCCCGAAATCACAACGAAGACCTGAAGACCTGCCTGGAACTGATGAATAATTCAGACAGCCTGTTACTGCTGGAAAACGGAGTGTTCTGGACAGAAAAAGGCGCGATGACCGACGATATCCATAAACAGATATTGCACAAAAACTTGACCGTGTTCGCTTTGGATGAAGATGTGCAGGCTAGAGGGATAACCCCGATTAACGCAGTATCCGTTAATCTCATTGACTACTCGGGATTCGTGACTGTTGTAGAAGAACATCGACAAACCATTACTTATTAG
- a CDS encoding TusE/DsrC/DsvC family sulfur relay protein: MTQDQTLNDSHQQNKAIEQDDEGYLLDLESWTETIANAIAQGEGITLGAEHWEIIYLLRRFYEEYGISPVIRVLVKTVKEELGADKGNSIYLMQLFPGSPAKLAAKIAGLPKPTNCL; the protein is encoded by the coding sequence ATGACCCAAGACCAGACACTAAACGATTCCCACCAGCAGAACAAAGCCATAGAACAGGACGATGAGGGTTACTTGCTTGACCTGGAATCCTGGACTGAAACGATCGCTAACGCAATCGCGCAGGGAGAAGGGATAACCCTCGGGGCCGAACATTGGGAAATAATTTATCTACTGCGTCGTTTCTACGAAGAATACGGGATCAGTCCGGTTATCAGAGTGTTGGTCAAGACTGTTAAAGAAGAGCTTGGTGCAGACAAAGGAAACAGCATATATCTAATGCAACTGTTCCCGGGGAGCCCAGCCAAACTCGCGGCTAAAATAGCGGGACTACCCAAACCAACAAATTGCCTGTAA